A region from the Alnus glutinosa chromosome 5, dhAlnGlut1.1, whole genome shotgun sequence genome encodes:
- the LOC133869727 gene encoding E3 ubiquitin-protein ligase CSU1, translated as MPQRHSKNNNDLAFFTYDEKKKLGYGTQRERLGRDSIKPFDACCLCLKPLIDPLCCLKGHVFCKECILECLLAQKKDIQRRLAAHATQKKQEKEEEEEKLTLQKARELDAFDQQNHGAVPQYSDKNHSQDKNGFHGANSVKVTSYEEEALRTMKAFWLPSATPEAPIKVEAPSTNTICPQGNEKLKLKTLFPIYFTEDTSDQKKSKSLDKTYICPSCKATLTNTSSLVALSSCGHIFCKKCADKFMVVDKVCLVCNRGCKEKNLVNLEKGGTGFAGHGDHLDGTAFKHLGSGSGLGLTRPSAKT; from the exons ATGCCGCAGAGGCACTCGAAGAACAACAACGACCTCGCGTTCTTCACGTATGACGAGAAGAAAAAGCTAGGGTACGGGACGCAGAGGGAGAGGCTGGGCAGGGACTCGATCAAGCCCTTCGACGCGTGCTGCCTCTGCCTGAAGCCCCTCATCGACCCCTTGTGCTGCCTCAAAGGCCACGTCTTCTGCAAGGAGTGCATTCTCGAGTGCCTTCTCGCCCAGAAGAAGGACATCCAGAG GAGGCTAGCTGCTCATGCTACTCAGAAGAagcaagagaaagaagaggaagaagagaagctaACGTTGCAGAAAGCCAGAGAACTTGATGCATTTGATCAGCAAAACCATGGTGCAGTACCACAATACAGTGATAAAAACCACAGCCAAGACAAGAATGGCTTCCATGGGGCGAATAGTGTGAAGGTCACTTCATATGAAGAAGAAGCACTGCGGACAATGAAGGCATTTTGGCTGCCTTCTGCTACACCAGAAGCTCCTATTAAAGTAGAGGCGCCCTCGACCAATACAATCTGTCCACAAGGCAACGAGAAACTCAAGCTGAAGACTCTCTTCCCTATATACTTCACGGAAGACACTAGCGACCAGAAGAAATCCAAGTCTCTTGACAAGACCTATATATGCCCTAGCTGCAAGGCTACTTTGACCAACACATCGTCACTTGTGGCTCTTAGCTCGTGTGGACATATCTTCTGCAAGAAGTGTGCTGATAAGTTTATGGTGGTTGATAAGGTTTGTCTGGTCTGCAACAGAGGATGTAAAGAGAAGAATTTGGTGAACTTGGAAAAAGGAGGGACAGGCTTTGCTGGCCATGGAGATCATCTTGATGGAACGGCCTTTAAGCATTTGGGGAGTGGTTCAGGATTGGGCCTGACAAGACCTTCGGCGAAGACTTGA
- the LOC133868556 gene encoding universal stress protein PHOS32, with translation MSSPTHATAITVQPSSPRFPSSGTPTAGAQRKIGIAVDLSDESAFAVKWAVQNYLRPGDAVILVHVRPTSVLYGADWGAIDVAVAEDELSQQKLEHEFDAFTSTKANDLAQPLVEAQIPFKIHIVKDHDMKERLCLEVERLGLSTVIMGSRGFGASRRATKARLGSVSDYCVHHCVCPVVVVRFPDEKDVEKAVLEEELEYHDALD, from the coding sequence ATGAGTTCTCCGACGCACGCAACGGCGATAACGGTGCAGCCTTCGTCGCCGCGGTTCCCGTCGAGCGGGACGCCAACGGCAGGGGCGCAGCGGAAGATCGGGATAGCCGTCGATCTGAGCGACGAGAGCGCCTTCGCGGTGAAATGGGCGGTCCAGAACTATCTGCGGCCCGGGGACGCTGTGATCCTGGTGCACGTGCGGCCTACGAGCGTCCTCTACGGCGCGGACTGGGGCGCCATCGACGTGGCGGTGGCGGAGGACGAGCTGTCCCAGCAGAAGCTGGAGCACGAATTCGACGCTTTCACGTCCACCAAGGCCAACGACCTGGCGCAGCCTCTGGTGGAGGCTCAAATTCCCTTCAAGATCCACATCGTCAAGGACCACGACATGAAGGAGCGCCTCTGCCTCGAGGTGGAGCGCCTAGGGTTGAGCACTGTCATCATGGGCAGCCGCGGCTTCGGCGCCTCCCGCCGCGCCACCAAGGCCCGGCTCGGCAGCGTCAGCGACTACTGCGTGCACCACTGCGTCTGCCCCGTCGTCGTCGTTCGCTTCCCCGACGAGAAGGATGTAGAAAAGGCTGTTCTGGAGGAGGAGCTGGAGTACCATGACGCGTTGGATTAG